The Paenibacillus beijingensis nucleotide sequence GGAAGCTGGAACAAATCCGGACATTCCCAAACCCCGCCGTGCAAATAATCGCCGTATCCGAACGAGCTGGCAAACGTCCACGTCAGCAGGTTGGTGGAAGTGTAGAAGCGGATATGGTCCCCGCCGGAGATAACCATGATCCATTTGGAGTGGTCCGCATCCCATACGACCTTCGGATCGCGGAAGTCCCACCCTCCGTCGGCGCCGGGATTCGGAACGACCGGATTGCCGCTGTAAAGCTGCCATGTCCGTCCGCTGTCCGTGCTGTAGGCGGCCCCGACTTTCTGATTCCCGTTCGGCTTGTCGGGATTGTAGGAGGTGAAATAAGCGATCAGCCCCGATCCCCCGTTGAACAAGCCGGACACATCGTGCTCGTCGACAACGGCGGATCCGGTCCATGTATGGCCCATGTCATTGAAGGGCAGAGCTATTGGCAAGCGCTTCCAATGAACCAAATCGGTACTGACCGCATGCGCCCATCGGCCGGCATCCTGGTGAAAAAAGTGATATTCGCCGTTGAAATAAACGAGTCCGTTCGGATCGCTCGCATAGCTGCGCTGCTGCGTATAATGATACTGCGGACGGTACATTTCATTGTCATATTCGCTCAGCGCGGTAACGTACACATTTTGAAAATAAGCGGTACCGTTGTAAGCGTTCAGGCCGACTGCTCCGCTCGTATAGGCCGTATCGGCAGCCGATATGACCGGTGTCGCATATCCGTCCAAGTAGACGACGATTTGCGAGCCTTTGGCGACGATTTCCACGTGATACGGTTTGCCGGGCGTAATCGTCTTGCTCGCGGAGGCGATGGTTCGTCCGCCATTAATATCGAACAGCCGCACCTGCCCCTGAGTCGGGTCGATGTTGAACACATAACCGGCCGTAGCGCCCGCATTGCTGCGAAACACAAGCGCCGCCGTGCCTTGAGGCGTTGCGGCATCGACCGTCAAAATGCCTTCCAGCACAAAATCGGAAGCGGTATTCAGCGACATCCGGAACGTATCGTTCGCGCCGGTGCTGGCCGCTTTAATCCCCTTCAAATCGGGCTTCCACGTTCCTCCCGCAGCGGTCCAGCCCTGCAAATTCGTATCCAGGCTGCTGATCGTCATATTTTGAAACAGCACCGTGCCGTTATAAACGCCAAGTCCGGCATAACCGCCCGCGTAGGACGTATCCGTTACGCTGATGACCGGATCGTAGCCCTTTGCATTCAAATAGCTGGGCTGCCAGTAAACCTTGATGGACGAGCCTTCGGCTTTTACCTTAAAATGATACGCCGCGCCGGAGACGATCGGCACGGTTTTCGTGCCCAACGTCACATTGCCGTTCGTCTTGTAAAGCCGCAGCTGCTGCGAATTGGGATCGACCTGCAAGGCGTAGGCATTCGTTCCGGCTGCGTCGGAACGGAACAGCAGCGTACCGATGGCATACGTATCCTGCACAAGGATGTCCGCCTCATAGGTGAAGTTGTCCGCCTGCGTCGCCGACATCGCATACCCGTTCTGATTCGCGGGCGCCGTCCCCTTCCAGCCGACCGAAGTCGGAGTCCAGTCCGCTCCGGCCGTTGTCCATCCCGTCAAATTCGTTTTGATTTCATACACGTAAACATGCTGAAAAAACGCCTTGCCGTTATAAACATGAAAGCCGGTGCTGCCGCTTGCGTATTTGTTGTCGTTTGCCGAAATCGCCAATTGATTATTGAAATAGACGTTGATTGCCGGCCCGTCCGCCGTAATTTTCAGATGATAAAACGTCCCGGGCTGCAGCGCGGTTTGGTAAGGCTGGCCAATTGTGGAACCGGTTGCATAATCGAACAGTCGCACGCTGTCCTGATTCGGATCCAGACTGAGCACATACCCTTTGGAACCGCTCTCATTTGCACGAAACACAAGCGAACCGACACCGTAAGCAGTCGATGCGTCCACTTTTACATCCGCTTCGTACACAAAGTTCGTCCCGGCAGTCGTCGTCGACATATAAAACGCGTTTTGATCCGCCGCGCTTTCCCCCTTCAGCCCGTCTCCCTGCTGGATGCTCCAGCTTCCCGACATCGGGGTGCCGCTGGGCGTATTGGTCTGGAAATCCGGGTTGTAAGCATGCACGATACCAGGCAAAATCGATGAGGCCATGATGAACAAACTTAAGATCAAACCTGTCTTGCTTGACCAAAAACTTCTTCGTTTCATTCAGACACTCTCCTCATTTTGGGTGTAAGCGCTTACTATTTGAAAAAGAGAGCTGAGCGGACAATTTGATCTTCCGACCGCTGCAGCAGCCGTATTGTTTCAATTGTATAAGCCCCTAACAGGGCTACAATCGGTCTAAACGTAAGCTTCCGAAGCGGCTTTCGTTCAGAAAGCCTTTAGGCGAGTGCTCCGCTTTACGCAGATTCAAATGGTCCGCTCCGCTTTCCTATTTCCGAGGGTGAACAAACAAAGGCTGCGCAAAAATCCCGCTTGCCGGTTGAACTATAATCAACAGCTCTATTTATTCTCAAACTTGGGGCAAGAGCTTGGCTCCTAATCGAACTGGGCGGCTTGGAATCGACATGAGCGGACACAGAAGCCGTTATCTCCCGCTTATCACTCATTTTTTGCCTAGAAGCGGACTATGGGAGCTTGTCGATTAACTGTTCATAACTTCGGAAATCTGCGGGAGACCACAAAATGTATGCGAAAAATCATACATAATGAGTGCCACACACACCGAATCAATCGATTCTAATCGAAAATTCATATACAAAACGTGATTTGAGCCCTGATTCTGTATATGTATCCGAAAAATCATATACATTCTCTGCATGTGTCCGTTCACATTAAAACGGTCCACAATGAATCGACAGCCTCTATGGATCCGTTAATGGCGATGAATCCTCACAAATTGGCTTTATCAATGAACGAATAACGGCTTCTCTGTCCGCGAATGTTGCAGATGAGCGATTACAGCAGAAAATAACGGCCTGACGGTCCATCCGCCGGCCTAACACCACTGTCCCCACACTACTGTCCAGCAACTGCTATTCTTCTCTGGTTCACCCTGTATGTTTTCGTCAAGCATTGATTTCGGTATTGGACCCATTTTTTGCTGAAATGCAGCGGGAATCCTTTACGCCCCACAACTGTAAGCGCAATCAAAATAGTCTTTAATATTTGGACTCCAAATCTTATAAAAGATTTGAAGAAGATATAATTTGGAAGCGATGACGATCCGCTTGATCAAACTCACACGCTGCGGGCTTCTGCCCATCTCGGCAAGCGAGGCTTTCGCGCAGCGAATCCTTTTGCCTTTTCCCGGTTCAGGCAGCGCAGCCGCGTCTGCTGCCCTCCCCGTAGAAAAAGGCAAGCGGAGCGCGCGGGTTTGAATCTGGAGAAGCGGTAGCGTTCGCTTAAAGGCTTTCTGCAAGAAAGCCGCTTCGGAAGCATACGCTTGTCCACGGATTCATCTGCCAATTCAGATGAATCCGTGGACGGTGGCGATCGGAAGATCAAACCCGCGCGAGGAGCGGCTCCTTTTCACCAAGATCAAACCCGCGCGCGCAGCGGATCCTTTTCAACATGCACTTTTTCCTACCCCTTAATTCCCGACATTGTAATCCCTTGAATATAATAGCGCTGCAGGAACAGGAACAAGAGGAGAATCGGGATCGTCGACAGCGTGCTGGCCGCCAAAATTTTGGACCAGTCCGTCCCTTCCATCGAGGAGAAGGAAGCGATCGCGACCTGGATCATCTGTCTTTTGCTGTCGTTAATGACGATGAGCGGCCACAGGTACGAATCCCAGTTGCCGAGGAACGTCATCAGTCCGAGCGTGATCAGCGCCGGGACGGCTGCGGGCATGATGATGCTGACGAAGGTGCGTGCCGTCGTGGCGCCGTCGATTTTGGCCGCCTCCATAATTTCGTTCGGAATTTCCGCGAAAAACTGGCGGAGCAGAAAGATGCCGAAAACCGATAACACCGACGGCACGATCAGCGCCATGTACGAGTTCAGCCAGCCGAGGTCGTGCATGAGCAAATAGTTCGGCACAAGCGTTACTTCCGCCGGAATAATCATCGCCGACATGAACATCGCAAACAGAATGGTTTTACCGCGGAAACGAAGCTTGGCAAACGCAAACGCCGCCATTGAGTTGACGATCAACACGAAGGCCGTAACGATTGAAGCGACGAGCAGCGTGTTTCCGATAAACCGCATGAACGGGTTTTTATCGTCAACGATCACCTCTTTGTAGTTGGCAAAGGTGAATTCAACCGGAACGAACAGATGAAGATTAAGACTGGACGAATATTTAAACAGCTCCTGATACGGGCGCAAAGATCCGGAGATCATCCACAAAATCGGAACGATGGAAATGAGCGCGATCAGCACCAGCACAGCCAGCCTTGATACCGAAACAACCGTTTTCACTGCTGATACCCCCTAGTACTCCACGTCATTTTTAAACAGTCTCATTTGAATCAGCGAGATGACAAGCACGATGCCAAACAGAATGAACGCGGCTGCGGTCGCATACCCCATCTGCATTTGCTGGAAGGCGAGCTTGTAAATATAGAACACGACCGTTTCCGTCGAGCCATTCGGACCGCCGTTGGTCAAGACGAATACGAGGCCGGACAGCTTGATTGCGTCAATCGTCGTAATGATGACGACGAACGCCATCGTCCGGTTGAGCAGCGGCAGCGTAATTTTGAAAAATTGCTGGATTTTCGATGCCCCGTCCACCCGCGACGCTTCATACAAGTCGTTCGGAATGTTGTTCAGCCCCGCCAGAAAAATAATCATGAAAAATCCGGCCGCTTTCCAAATGCCGAGCGTGATAACGCCGTACATCGCCGTTTCGGGATTGGACAGAAAGTTGGTGAGCGGCAGATGAAGCGATTTCAATACGTTGTTGAGAATGCCGAACTCTTTGTTATAGATCAGTTTGAAAACGACGGCCGCCACCGCAGTGGAGACGACGACCGGGATAAATAACAGGGTCCGAAACAAGCCGGATGACCGGCCTGGCTTCTGGATCAGCATCGCCATCCCGAGCGCGATGCTCGTTTGAATCGGGATAACGACGATTGCGAAGAAAAACGAATTTTTCAAACTGCTCAAAAACGATTGGTCCTTGAGCAGCCCCAAGTAGTTGTCGAGACCGACAAAGCTTTTCGTTGCGCTGACCAGCGAATAGTTTTGGAAGCTGATGATGAACGCCTGCACCATCGGGTAAAAAACGAACACGAGCAGCAGAAGCACGGCCGGGAGCACGAACCAAAGGGCGGTCAGCTGCTCCTTCCTGAGGCTGCGGTCTGCCTTTCTTTTGCCGGCAGCGATTGTTTTCGCGCCGTTCAGCACTGTATTGGCCATGTCAATCCATCTCCAATTAACCGAATTAATTGCTTAAGGCTTAAAAACGAACACATTCAGCACGGCGGATACCGCCCCGTCCGGAGTGGACGCTTTAATCTCGACGCTGCCTTCCTTTTTGCCGGTTACAACCGCCCCGTTCTCTCCTTCGGCGCGAACCTCCGCCACCGACGCATCGCTCGATTCCCACGTCAGCTGCTGCGGGGAAATAAGCGGCTCAACGGCCGTTCGGATTGCACCCGTACCGTTCAGCGGCACATCGAGACTGTATTTGTCGAGAACGATGCGCAGCGGCTTGCTGCTGCTTGGATCTTCATTCCGCCAAACCGGACGCATCGGATAAAAATCGGCGCGATTCAGCGTAATTCCGTCGCCCGCCGCGAACAATTCCAGCCCGTTGCTCGTCGCTGCCGGGAATATAAGACTGGTCAGAACGGCTTTCCCGTCATTGCCGAACACTTCGAGCGTGGACTCGTCCACGAATATGCGCAGCTTGATCTTGCCGTCTTCCGGCTTCAGCGGAGCGGCAAACGACTCCGCGAATCCTTTCTCAAACGAGGCTTCGCCGGATTTCGACCGGTCGACCGTCAGCTCGGCCGCTTTCGGATCGTAGCGGACGACCGTTTCCTGGCCTTCGCCGGTTCTGAGCTTGATGCCGAACTGCGACTGAGAAGCGACCGTAAATTCGGTATCCAGCTCGTAGGAATTTCCTTTCAGGCTGCTCAGCAAATTGCTGCCAGGCGCCACGTTCTGGCCGGTTACCGATACGGCGCTGCCCCGGAGCGATTCCAGCTCCTTGACCGGCTGCTGGAAGAGGCGGATCCCTTCTCCGGGAACGTCCTTCAGCGTCAATGCGCGCGGAACCGACATGTTTCCTTTCCACGGCTCCGTCGGCATCGAGAACGGATAGCGCCAGTTCGACATCCACCCGAGCCATATCCGGCGGCCGTCGCCTGCGGGAATATCCGAATACGAAATCGCGGCGTAGAAATCCTTGGCGTAATCGGTCCAGAGCACATTGGAAGGCTCGTTCTCGTTCGTAAACGTTTTGCCGTCGAAGCTGCCGATGAAATATTGGGCCGTCGAGCCTTTCGTCTGCTCGTTGTTGCCGATGCTGACGGTGAGCACCCACTTCTTCTGGTCCGTGCCTTCCACCGGAAGCTCGAACAGATCGGGGCATTCCCAGACGGCGGCATGCGAGCCTTGGCCAGAGCCGAATTCGCCCGTTTGCTCCCATGTCTTCAAATCTTTCGAGCTGTAAAACAGCACCTTGTTGTCGGCCGAAACGACCATCACCCACGACTTGGACGGCTCATGCCAGATCACTTTCGGATCGCGGAAATCTTTCAGGCCGGGATTCGGGATGACCGGATTGCCTTCGTATTTCGTCCAGGTGCGCCCTTTATCCGAGCTGTAAGCGATGCTCTGCGACTGGGTTCCGTTCTGGAAATGGGTGAAGATGGCGACGAGTCCCGCCTTGCCTCCGAAGAAGCCGCTCGTATCGTTCTTGTCCACGACGGCGCTTCCCGACCAGATTTCGCCGAGCGGGTCGCGGACGAGCGCGACCGGCAGATGTGTCCAGTGCAGCAGATCGGTGCTGACCGCATGCCCCCATTGGCCGCTGTTTTGATAAAACTGGTGATACTCTCCTTCAAAATAGACCATTCCGTTCGGGTCGCTCATATTGCCGCTTTCCGGCGATAAATGATACTGCGGACGGTACAGCTCTGTGTAATAGTTCGGGTCGGTACTGTACTGGAAAGCGGGCGGCTTCTGCTGATTCTGTTCCTCTGCCGTCTTCTCTTCCCCGATCTTGCAGCCTTGCAGGGCAGCGGTCACGAGCGGCAGAAGCAGCAGCAGAGAAAGCGGTTTGCGTTTCCCGTACCTCATGGCAGCATCCCGCTCAGCTTCCAAATTTGCAGCGATTGCAGCTGAGCGGAGCCTCCGTCAGCAGAAATTTGGAGCCGGGCTTCCGCCCCGCCCGGGTAAATGCGGTTGCTCAGCACCTTCCGCCCATCACCGGCGAACAGCTCAATCGACGATTGATCGATGAATAGTTGAAGCTTGAGCCGCCCGGCATCAATCCCCGCCACGCTTGCCGTGCAGACCCCTGTATCCCCGGCGCCCGAGCGGTCGCGGTCGACAGATAAGGTGTGCGCATTTGCGTCATACCGGATGACCGTTTCTTCCGCCTCGTCCTCGGAGGTGATCCATTTCAGCTCGATCCGCTCGGGGCGATCTCCCGTCAGATCGAACTCCGCGATGACCTCGAGGCTGCTGCCGCCGGGAAGATCCGGCAGAAATGCTTTTCCGCTCTCAAGGACGACATTTTCGTATGAGCGCCCGTCTTCCCGCAGCGTCTCCAGCTCCGGAACCGGTACCGAGGCAACGGACCCTTCCGGCGTCAGCACAAGCTGCCTCGGAATTGTCATGGCGCCGTACCAGCCGCGCCGCGCCGCAATCATTTTTGAGCCCCACATATCCATCCAGCCGATGACGATTCTTCTGCCGTCCGCATCCTCTAAAGTCTGGGCCGCGTAAAAATCGAAGCCCTCGTCCAGCTTCTCGCACGTTTCCGGCGTGAATACGCCGCTCTCGTAATCCATCTCGCCGACCATAACCAAATTTTTCGTACCCGGCATGTTCATCGGCGAAATGATCAGCACATGCTTGCCGCCGAGCGGAAACAGGTCGGGACATTCCCACATGTCGCCCTGTGTGCCGTCGCTTTCGGCCGCCACGCCGACGTACTGCCAGTCCGTCAGCTCGCGGGCGCGGTACAGCAGCGCTCGGCCCTTGCCGTCTTTGCCGGAACCGACGACCATATACCACCAGTCGCCATGCTTCCACACCTTCGGGTCGCGGAAGCCGAACAGGCCGCTCTCCGGCGGGCCGGCCACGACCGGGTTGCCGGCATGCTTCTCAAACGTAACGCCGTCTTCGCTTACAGCCATGCACTGCACTTCGACCGGGTCTCTGCCGTCCACATGACCGGTATAAAACAGCACCAGCTTGCCGTCGTGCTCGACCGCACTGCCGGACCAGCATCCATGCCCGTTTTGCTCCCCGCGGTCGTAATCTTCCGAAGGAGCAAGCGCAACCGGCAG carries:
- a CDS encoding GH32 C-terminal domain-containing protein, giving the protein MKRRSFWSSKTGLILSLFIMASSILPGIVHAYNPDFQTNTPSGTPMSGSWSIQQGDGLKGESAADQNAFYMSTTTAGTNFVYEADVKVDASTAYGVGSLVFRANESGSKGYVLSLDPNQDSVRLFDYATGSTIGQPYQTALQPGTFYHLKITADGPAINVYFNNQLAISANDNKYASGSTGFHVYNGKAFFQHVYVYEIKTNLTGWTTAGADWTPTSVGWKGTAPANQNGYAMSATQADNFTYEADILVQDTYAIGTLLFRSDAAGTNAYALQVDPNSQQLRLYKTNGNVTLGTKTVPIVSGAAYHFKVKAEGSSIKVYWQPSYLNAKGYDPVISVTDTSYAGGYAGLGVYNGTVLFQNMTISSLDTNLQGWTAAGGTWKPDLKGIKAASTGANDTFRMSLNTASDFVLEGILTVDAATPQGTAALVFRSNAGATAGYVFNIDPTQGQVRLFDINGGRTIASASKTITPGKPYHVEIVAKGSQIVVYLDGYATPVISAADTAYTSGAVGLNAYNGTAYFQNVYVTALSEYDNEMYRPQYHYTQQRSYASDPNGLVYFNGEYHFFHQDAGRWAHAVSTDLVHWKRLPIALPFNDMGHTWTGSAVVDEHDVSGLFNGGSGLIAYFTSYNPDKPNGNQKVGAAYSTDSGRTWQLYSGNPVVPNPGADGGWDFRDPKVVWDADHSKWIMVISGGDHIRFYTSTNLLTWTFASSFGYGDYLHGGVWECPDLFQLPVDGDTGNKKWVLIISTGAVPQTNGSSSEYFVGSFDGTTFTSDNPAATVLRSESGADMYAAMTFDGIPAADGRRISIGWMSNWNYPFSFPTSPWKGQMSVPRVLSLKTVAGQGVRLTEMPIAELQTLHQGANVWNDVTVSPSSANLLSSLSGTAYEIEAELELPASNPATEFGFRLRELGDQKTVVGYNVSTAKMFVDRTDAGVDNFTEQFLPRQEAALAPESGRVKMRIFVDEASVEAFGNDGKAVISDVIFPDAARDGMSFYATGGDVKVVSLTVYSMSNVWNQGPVSGSSPQKVVMGQSSLELAPGAVQRLYSMVLPRTASNKTVTWSSSNTAVASVASADARSADVTAVAPGLAVITATTQDGGIVGSTIVRVGSFRTNLTGFAPVPNGRWAVTADGIAGTFDKDSNYMSQVTGSNFTYEADVKLDTAGGAGSMIYRASADGSSGYYLNVDPNLKAIRLFYKLNGSFTDSQMLANIPIMIQAGKTYHVKIVTSGTNMKVYVDDNPNPVIDLNDSTFSQGYFGVNVFGGTAYYQDVNVTS
- a CDS encoding carbohydrate ABC transporter permease — its product is MKTVVSVSRLAVLVLIALISIVPILWMISGSLRPYQELFKYSSSLNLHLFVPVEFTFANYKEVIVDDKNPFMRFIGNTLLVASIVTAFVLIVNSMAAFAFAKLRFRGKTILFAMFMSAMIIPAEVTLVPNYLLMHDLGWLNSYMALIVPSVLSVFGIFLLRQFFAEIPNEIMEAAKIDGATTARTFVSIIMPAAVPALITLGLMTFLGNWDSYLWPLIVINDSKRQMIQVAIASFSSMEGTDWSKILAASTLSTIPILLLFLFLQRYYIQGITMSGIKG
- a CDS encoding carbohydrate ABC transporter permease: MANTVLNGAKTIAAGKRKADRSLRKEQLTALWFVLPAVLLLLVFVFYPMVQAFIISFQNYSLVSATKSFVGLDNYLGLLKDQSFLSSLKNSFFFAIVVIPIQTSIALGMAMLIQKPGRSSGLFRTLLFIPVVVSTAVAAVVFKLIYNKEFGILNNVLKSLHLPLTNFLSNPETAMYGVITLGIWKAAGFFMIIFLAGLNNIPNDLYEASRVDGASKIQQFFKITLPLLNRTMAFVVIITTIDAIKLSGLVFVLTNGGPNGSTETVVFYIYKLAFQQMQMGYATAAAFILFGIVLVISLIQMRLFKNDVEY
- a CDS encoding GH32 C-terminal domain-containing protein encodes the protein MRYGKRKPLSLLLLLPLVTAALQGCKIGEEKTAEEQNQQKPPAFQYSTDPNYYTELYRPQYHLSPESGNMSDPNGMVYFEGEYHQFYQNSGQWGHAVSTDLLHWTHLPVALVRDPLGEIWSGSAVVDKNDTSGFFGGKAGLVAIFTHFQNGTQSQSIAYSSDKGRTWTKYEGNPVIPNPGLKDFRDPKVIWHEPSKSWVMVVSADNKVLFYSSKDLKTWEQTGEFGSGQGSHAAVWECPDLFELPVEGTDQKKWVLTVSIGNNEQTKGSTAQYFIGSFDGKTFTNENEPSNVLWTDYAKDFYAAISYSDIPAGDGRRIWLGWMSNWRYPFSMPTEPWKGNMSVPRALTLKDVPGEGIRLFQQPVKELESLRGSAVSVTGQNVAPGSNLLSSLKGNSYELDTEFTVASQSQFGIKLRTGEGQETVVRYDPKAAELTVDRSKSGEASFEKGFAESFAAPLKPEDGKIKLRIFVDESTLEVFGNDGKAVLTSLIFPAATSNGLELFAAGDGITLNRADFYPMRPVWRNEDPSSSKPLRIVLDKYSLDVPLNGTGAIRTAVEPLISPQQLTWESSDASVAEVRAEGENGAVVTGKKEGSVEIKASTPDGAVSAVLNVFVFKP
- a CDS encoding glycoside hydrolase family 32 protein codes for the protein MNQLEHRERIQQASETVAAQAKEAAKEQYRLHYHFMPPANWMNDPNGLIHYKGEYHLFYQHYPYADQWGPMYWGHAKSKDLVRWQHLPVALAPSEDYDRGEQNGHGCWSGSAVEHDGKLVLFYTGHVDGRDPVEVQCMAVSEDGVTFEKHAGNPVVAGPPESGLFGFRDPKVWKHGDWWYMVVGSGKDGKGRALLYRARELTDWQYVGVAAESDGTQGDMWECPDLFPLGGKHVLIISPMNMPGTKNLVMVGEMDYESGVFTPETCEKLDEGFDFYAAQTLEDADGRRIVIGWMDMWGSKMIAARRGWYGAMTIPRQLVLTPEGSVASVPVPELETLREDGRSYENVVLESGKAFLPDLPGGSSLEVIAEFDLTGDRPERIELKWITSEDEAEETVIRYDANAHTLSVDRDRSGAGDTGVCTASVAGIDAGRLKLQLFIDQSSIELFAGDGRKVLSNRIYPGGAEARLQISADGGSAQLQSLQIWKLSGMLP